agatgtgAATTATTAAATGAAGGGTTAGGTGATTAGGAGGTTGCGTCACATAGTTCGAAGGGCAAGGCGAGTCAAAGtcaaacaaacacacacagCCGATTCTAGGCCTTGGCCTGCGttctaatcattttttttaattactaaattacaaaagattaaatacaaataatttaaataataataaataataatagtttcgatgtttgaattatttttatttgatcttaCATTGCATTTTCGAGTGACAtttaagttattataatttacgTTGCATTTTCGAGTGACAtttaagttattataatttatgctTGATGTACAgattatttcaatttagatTATAATCGTGtgcttcaaaaataaattattttgatttgagaaattaaaacaaccaaaaacaaaataagcaTCGTTTATACTTAAAAATGCTACtgattttagatttcaaatttgagtTTGCTTCCATTCGTAATGGGTGATCATcttgtttcaaaattatacacGAACAGAATGGGTGTGTTtaagcaaaataataaatttgagaaaaacacTTAAATATTGTAACGAAAATATATGCTTAGATTAACctaataaattacaacaataataatatttttttttatatcaaaaaacaaaatctgaTTTTGGAAACCCCACTGTCCCCCGGAAATACGAGCCCCGCCAAAACTGCGCCGTTTCAAGTTTAGAGGCCAATCGAAGAACCAAAATTAAtggttttctatttaatttttgtgtttatgaGTTACACggaaactaatatatatacacacacacaacaataaactttatatagattttaaattcgattttcattttaaacgaTAAATAACTAGCAAATAATTGATGGGTAAACATTATGCATACACGGCATAATTAATAATGCAATTCATGTAAATAAATGTAACCAATACACAcaaaaatgacaataatgAACGAcgtatttaatattttttaagttaaattgaatgctaacaataatttaaaatatatacaatgaAAGTGATTGGTAAATTAGATTCCGTAcaccttttaaatttaaaataatgataaatataacaattagatttaacatattaacatatataacaaCCTTACaagataatataaatataacaaaatcaactagagtttatcaataataaaagttttaatagCATATCATACTATAAATAGGTTTATCACTAATAACTAAAAAACCACTATAAAAGTCTATCATCGATGAACTTTGccatatatgatttttaaagtattgttacttgttaattatttttctaatacaaatatttaaaaaaattagaagttttaaaaaacagaaaataaatttaccaACAATTTACacttcatataacaaaatcaataaaaataaagttaattatctactgaaattatatttttgtgaaatgttatattttttttactattttttcataaaaaattatatattaagggaagtttttgaaaaatgaaagtaaattgaaatattttgtgtaattaaaaaggggaaaagacGAAAGTGGAAGATGGAAGTGACGGGTGAATGAATGGAGAAAAAGGAATAACAAATGCTGAGAACGGCAACAAATGAGAGGAAAAGTGGAATTGATGGATGAATGAGGGCATTTCTGGCATTTCTGTAAAAtcgaaaataaatttaaaattaaaagggaaagataaaaataaccaaatcGGGAAACCAATAATGTtgtaaaatgagaaaaagcGCAAAACATTTGGAACCTTGAAACAGAAATGGCTTCCGACGAATCGTACTCTTGGATTTACGTTTGCCGTCATGTCGTGTCGCATTTTTATGGGCTTTTCAAATAGGCCCATTAAGATAGCCCTTATGGCCCTTTGGGCAACTCTCATTCCGCGTCCCTTATCTTCGTTTTCGTTTCTAAGCCATTAACAAATGTAAACCAAGTAGGAAATGTTACCAAAGGTCCATATTGGTTACttaagtgaaataaaaaatgaaaatatatgatGATTTATGTCTTAAAAGTAAACAATATCATACACAATTGTAGATATGTTTGGAGGATCGTCACCAATTATCATTTGATAGGTTGTTAACTGCCAACAAATTACAAGGATCGAATGTAGTATtagacaataaaatattaaatttattttcactcATCAACTTAAACTTGTAGGTCAATTGACAATTTAAGATTCGAGATTCTTATCATGATAATGATATTGTTCATTGATCAtacattgttttgtttcaaaccATCTTTTAATGTGTCGTAACAAAAACCGCGATATTAAATTAGTTCAAAATCAACTAGTTCACCACACCACACCACACTGAAATCACGTTGAATTGACTATTCATCACACATAACACCAATTTATTGATCACTTCATGAACCAATCAACCCATGCCCATTCGTCTTCTCTCTATAATTGTTTCTCATTCTTTTGGCACCAgggagaaacttatatttgttattttatttaaggattagatcatcaattattttaacatattcaaatttacaaaatctaACTTATTATAATGTTGATTGGAAAGAAGGTACCATATTCTCAGTAAGACATTTTGTAGATATAGCCTCACTAAACAACAAGACATAATAAAGTGAGATATAGGACGTGAAGGTGAATGATgaaaactacatttttttttagaacaaactATTTCATATAAAGTTGGcgaataaaacaaaacttaaagaacaagaaacaaaaggaGTAGGAGAGTTCTAGACGAAACATAGGCTAAAATTCTTTCAtgaattttccattttgaagGTTAAAAtagacaatatatatatattttatatttttcaattcgatacaaaattaaaatttcaactacTAGTATAagagaaaatttaaagtttaagaacttaataaataaaaatcacaCTTTTATGAATGCctttataatgaaaaatgattttataactACTGAAACTATATTTAGagtgtatttaaaattaattttgattaaaaaaaagttaaaataaagatgagtttttttaaaaaaaatttttaGGCAATCCAAATAGATATGAAAATCTAAAAGGTTAGTCactaaactttatatttaacCAAATTGATATGACTCCAAAGTCTGattgaaatatgaagaaataaaaagactTTTTTTACCTTAAATATCGGGTGTATACTTTAATTTCtaagtaaattttaaaatcttgaactatattttaatttagtctttCATAATGCTACAAATTTagtctttgttttgtttcactTTTAACCTTACTCTATGTTTAGTGTTTATTTgtactaatttatttaaaataactatattAATTTGCAAtactgaaattaaatttaaaattgtatttgtcATGGAcatcttttaaaatagcaaaatatttaaactatttacaacaaaatctACAACTTTCTTTAGTACCATTTGAGtttttaactatattttgtaaatatatatatatattttttttgctatttataaCAACTCTCCTTACTTAGatagttattttcaaacttgttcccttcaaatatagcaaaattaacccaaatatttttaaatataacaaaattttactttcttatCTCTATTGACGATAAAAGACGGTCATCTATATTGCGATAGAcccaaactataataatttattatagtATACTCCAATTTATCATgataaattgtgatattttgctatgtttgcaaaatttcaatcattttatcatttagaatatttttttaattttaaattaatcaatatacatcaacacaaaacaaaaacaatgaatatttataaaagaaaaaaaatttaaaaagcataaataaacaaaatctcaaaagaaaaattataacgtttttaaaatattcaaaattaaaagtttgaaatgaaactaaatattaacatttgaaaatgggtaatattttgaaaatataacacaaaatttcatattacattatattttagttcattagaatattttgataattgaaaaagaaatcaataaagaaaatagagaaatcCAAGCATTCGAGCGGACTAACGACCTTTTAAGTTGCGAGCGAAATTAAATAATCGGCGAGTTTGAACCATTCTTCAATCTGATAATGACACGTGGATAGAGCATAACGGAAGCAGCTACCGAAATTCTTCTTCCTTGTGCTATCGCCATTGCTCACTTTACTTTTCCTGGCTTGCTTCAAATGACGCTTGTGGCTCTCTTCCTTTACGCCACCAAGATAGCCGGCGTTTTGGTTACTCTCACCGTCGCCGCCAATGCCTTCTCCTTCCACCGGTACCGGAGAAAGAATCTCCGCCCATTCCTTTCCCCCATTGATGACTCCTCTGATGTTCTCGCCGACTTCACTCTAACCGGtatctctcttctcttccacTCCCAACTTCTCATGAAAATTCCACgccatttcttttgtttcttcattcAACAGCCCTAGAATTTCAGTGATTATTATATGCCTTGAATGCCGAGTGATTCGTGAAGACTTCATTTCCGAGGTGTTTTCTTAACTTATGGTGTTATTTTGTTCTACTTCGAAGTATGTCTATAGGGTTTGAGATTAATTGTGCACTTACAGTTGGTGTATCTGAATACTTACTgttgatttttgttatttttcaattttgatttattgtttCTGTCTGTTTGTGGTTCTTTATAGAGGGCGAACGTGAGTTCTTCTTTGGTCTCGCGACTGCCCCTGCCCATGTTGAGGATCGGCTCAACGATGCTTGGCTTCAGTTTGCTGAAGAACAACCCTGTGATACATCGGAATCGCAACAGGGGATGCAGCCAGCAGATGCTTTGATGGCGTCTGCTGCTGGCGATGGTGGGTCTCAGCAGGCTGCATAttctgaaaagaaaagtgataaAGGAAAGCCTCTTAAGATAGCGATGGAAGCCATGATTCGAGGATTAAAGAAGTATGTAGGAGAAGAAGAGGGGTTGTAACAAGTGATGAATGTCAACATAACGTAGCTGCATGGCACAATGTTCCTCACCCGTAAGCACAAATCCTTTAATCCTCCACGCTTGTAAATCATTGTCGTGATTAATCATTTCTTGCTAGCTTACTATTGATTGTTAAATAAATGCAAAAATTATTTGTCTTTCAGAATGTTGAATGAGTTGTTTGGGCTTATTTCAGAGAAGAGAGACTTAGGTTTTGGTCTGATCCTGATACAGAGCTGCAACTGGCTAAAAATACTGGGAGCAGCGTGTTTAGGATGGGAATAGATTGGTCTAGAATCATGACTCAAGAACCAGTTAATGGACTTAAAGCTAGTGTgagttcaattttatttgtcaCCCTAGCTTGACATTTGATTTGCTCTCATCTCTTTTATTGAGTGTAGACTGCAAAGACTGTGATGCACAAATACTTTTCCATAACTTTGCTCACATGCATTTATCATTACTTGGGAATAATACGATTAATTAGTCCATGCTGGATAGTTTTGTGAAGCACATTAAATGACTTACTCTTGTTCATAAATGACAATGcactaaatattatatttggagAAGTTTTTAATTGATGTAACATGGTCCAAGTCATTTTCATGATGTTACCTTTCAGGTTAATTATGCAGCATTGGAGCGGTATAAGTGGATCATCAACAGGGTTCGTTCATATGGGATGAAAGTAATGCTCACACTGTTTCATCATTCCCTGCCTCCGTGGGCTGGGGAGTATGGAGGGTGGAAGCTGGAAAAAACCGCTGATTATTTCTTGGAATTCACTAGGTTTGTGATTAATCATAATCCTTCAGGTGGTGGTTTTACCTgccttctttattatttagtgCTTGTAAATGCTGTATGGGTTATGTATCATGTAGCTGCATGTAGGCAATACAGACGACtaggaataaaaaattattcaactatATGGTTTAGTTTTCAAACTATCTCACTGTGAATGTGATTAGCAACCAAAAGAACTAAAGagtaagagaagaaaagaaacatagGACTTATATAGTGGTTTGACCAAGGTTGGTTTGCATCCACTTTCACAAGGGATTCATGCATCTTATTAATGAAGAAGCTTCAGAGCGATGGATATATAAACTGACTTTCGGACATCTCAAAATACTCTCATATTCCAAACCCCCTCAGTTAGCAAATTCAGCCAAATAAGCAAAGCCCAAAGCTCACTTCAGCTTCTACAAATGTCTGCATGTATATTGTCAAACTTCTTCAAAACATTGAATTGTAAAGATGGTAAAGGAAATCTGTCATGGAAGGCAAACAAAATTCTGTCCTTGCAGTTTAGTTGGTTAGCATTTGCTTATGGATGGTGGTTCCAAAAGATTCCAACTTTAGGGCATGGTTAATTTTTGGATAGTGTTTTGACCCCAATGAATTGATGCCCTGTAGCTACTAGAAACGTCATGTTGGCTTTTTAGCTGATAGAAAAGTTGCTAGATACCTTGAAGCGGCTAGAAAAGCTGCTGATGGAtatatcattcttttttaatctaaattacttttaacttttgagtTCTTTTCCTTCGTTTCTTGTCAAATTGTCTGACAGTATGTAATTGTATAACTCTCATTGATCTATTTCTATGATTCTTCTTTTGGAGAATGTAAAGGACATGTTTTGAGGCTAGTTGAGAGATGTGAATGTAACGGAATGCATGCTTATGAATTGAAGTCTAGATTTATACCATCTGTTCGTTGATGATACTTTTGTAGATCTCCGTGGGTTCTTTTGTTTTGCTGCTGATCCAATACTACTTGCTCCTATTTTGCAGGCTAGTAGTCGACAACACAGTGGATATGGTGGATTATTGGGTGACTTTTAATGAGCCTCATGTCTTTTGCATGCTCACCTACTGTGCTGGTGCCTGGCCTGGAGGTCAACCCGATATGCTTGAAGTTGCCACCTCTGCACTGCCTACTGGTGTTTTTCAACAGGCAATGCATTGGATAACCATTGCACACTTGCAGGCCTATGACTATATCCATGAGAAAAGGTATATTTCACTCTtaaaaactatgaaaaatatgcgtaaaaatattttgagcaCTGTTGCATTCTCTAAATATCTGCAGCAACTCATGCTCACCTATGTCATACTTTCCCGTTTACTTATATTTCAGTTGAAAGAAGTTCAGTTTTCATAATTCGTTGCACTAGCAATTCAGTTGGAAGAACTTACAGTCTGTGCAACAGGAAGACTGTCAAAAGATTCACAATTACTTCTCACACGCGCACacacaaatattaataattaacaacAGCATAaatacatagaaaaaaattggcaATATTTTCTTGTGATGAGGAAGTTTGAGTTTCGAAAAGACCTTTCTAATTGCTTTATCAATGGGGAAGGATAGTAAAAGTTCGTTGGCCACAGTTAACATCTGGAGACAGAATTACATTGGAACCATATCTCTTCTGTTctcttttctatatttgaattgaagttcatttttttacttttgcaGTAACTCTTCAAGTTCCATTGTCGGAGTCGCACACCACGTCTCTTTTATGCGGCCATATGGCCTTTTCGATGTTGCCGCTGTTACGTTGGCAAACACTTTGACACTTTTCCCATATATAGATAGCATTTCagaaaaacttgattttataGGCATAAACTATTACGGGcaggtttctttcttttttctctctcatatCGGTTCACTTATAAAGTAATGCTTTTGTTATCTGACGTCTTGAGATTTCTCTTCCATGAATCAGGAAGTGGTATCTGGGACTGGACTAAAACTCGTAGAGTCAGACGAGTATAGTGAATCTGGACGTGGGGTGTATCCTGATGGGTTGTATC
This DNA window, taken from Cucumis sativus cultivar 9930 chromosome 6, Cucumber_9930_V3, whole genome shotgun sequence, encodes the following:
- the LOC101219670 gene encoding LOW QUALITY PROTEIN: beta-glucosidase-like SFR2, chloroplastic (The sequence of the model RefSeq protein was modified relative to this genomic sequence to represent the inferred CDS: inserted 1 base in 1 codon), with the protein product MTLVALFLYATKIAGVLVTLTVAANAFSFHRYRRKNLRPFLSPIDDSSDVLADFTLTEGEREFFFGLATAPAHVEDRLNDAWLQFAEEQPCDTSESQQGMQPADALMASAAGDGGSQQAAYSEKKSDKGKPLKIAMEAMIRGLKKYVGEEEGXVTSDECQHNVAAWHNVPHPEERLRFWSDPDTELQLAKNTGSSVFRMGIDWSRIMTQEPVNGLKASVNYAALERYKWIINRVRSYGMKVMLTLFHHSLPPWAGEYGGWKLEKTADYFLEFTRLVVDNTVDMVDYWVTFNEPHVFCMLTYCAGAWPGGQPDMLEVATSALPTGVFQQAMHWITIAHLQAYDYIHEKSNSSSSIVGVAHHVSFMRPYGLFDVAAVTLANTLTLFPYIDSISEKLDFIGINYYGQEVVSGTGLKLVESDEYSESGRGVYPDGLYRMLLQYHERYKHLSLPFIITENGVSDETDLIRRPYLIEHLLAVYAAMMKGVPVLGYLFWTISDNWEWADGYGPKFGLVAVDRANDLARIPRQSYHLFSKIVNSGKITREDRIQAWSDLHLAAKQKMTRPFYRAVNKHGLMYAGGLDEPIQRPYAKRDWRFGYYEMEGLQDPLSRLYRSFLMPFSVLRKKKKKTAKDKTRLLLRPLEL